In Balaenoptera acutorostrata chromosome 3, mBalAcu1.1, whole genome shotgun sequence, the genomic stretch TCATTCTGTCACTGGAGAGTGACACTCGTGTTGATGTCACAGACACACTAACATACCCAGagacacacgcacgcacacacgcacacccccccccccctctcACTCACCTGCATTCTCCTCCTCACAGCTCTGTTTGATCTTCCTCCAGCACACGAAGGCCAGGGCCACCAACAGTGCGACAAGACAGACAGAGAGCCCCACGGTCACCCACAGGGCCTCAGGGGGGAATGTCATGGGctgccctgggaggggaggtggggagaatggAGAGACTGTCATGCCTGGCCCCCAGTGGCCCTGAGGACAGCCCCTCTGCCTCCAAGGTGTGAACAGGGGCTCCTACCCTCACTGGGCCCCAACACCATGAAGAGAGCTTACTTAAGTTCCTGTGCCCCTTCCCTGCCCATCCGTACACCCTCTAAACCCTGACAGCCGTGGCTGCCGTGGACATGCCTCAACCTGGGAGGGCTGAAGAGTCTGTGGTTGATGATGCTCAagaaccttccatggctccctaCTGACATGAGAATAGTGCCTCAGTCTTCTTCTTTGTAATTCCACTGCTCCAGCCAAACTGGTGTCCTAACCATTCTCTGCAGAGGCTCCTTCCAGCCTCCTCACCATTGCTGTCAGTTTCCTCTACCTAAAAGCTGCTCCCTAACTCTCCATCTAGCTTACGATTCCTCCTCGGGAGGCCCTCCCTGATTACCCCAGTCCCACCTGGTGATACCCCCCATCTTATagatcaggagttggcaaactacagcccgtgggccaaatctggccggTGGCCTGTTTTTGTACACCCTTGAGTTAATGATAGTTTTACATTTGTAAAGGgttaccaaaaaaaggaaaagcagcagcagcagcaacaaagacgGTATGTGGCCCACGAAACCTAAAATATACATTATCCAGCCCTTGACAGAAGATGTTTGCAGATTCCCGTGTAAAGATGAGGGCGGACACTGAGGGTGCCAGAGTGAAGGTTCTGGGTTTACCCAAGAGGAGGAGACTTGCCAGGGGAATGTTTCTATGAAACACTGAGGGCCCTCCTGTTAGCTATctcagggcagagggaaggagcTGAGCCACCCTCGACTGGGTCAGGGCCAGCAGCTGTTCTGAGCACACCATCCTCCAGCCCAGTCCCAGGACCCACGCGGGGTCCTGAGCAGAGGCCCTGGAGACAACGAATCTAACAAAAGCCAGGGGGAAGGCAGCTCCTGCAGAAGGTGCTGTCTGGGCAGACAGCAGTGCCATGAACCCTTGGGCAGTGGAGACCGTGACACAGATGCAGGGATTTGCCGCCGACGTCACTTTCAACGGGCATAGCTGGCAACGCTGCCGCTCTGGATATTGGCAGCAAAGGGACCCATCACCCTGGCGAGCAGGAGCAGGGGAGGAGGACAGGAGCTGATACGAGGGGCCTGGAGGGTCAGTCCCTGAAGCTCATGGAAGGGACCCCTGGGAATCCCAGGGTGGGGCTCCTGCAGGAAAGCAGAGCCACGGAAACACCCAGGAGGAGGGGCTCTTGCTATGTCCACCCTCAGGCTGGTGTTGGTGCCTGGAGCACAGGTCAGACTTGCCCTCATCCCACCAGTCAAGGACAGAGCGGGGCTCAGACCTGCATCTCCAGGCTCCATGTCCAGTGTTTGCTCCATAAAGTCCCCTCCACATACAGCACCTGCAGGTGCGGGAGAGACCAGGCTGGAGGACTGAAAGTCTGAATCCCAGAGTGTTTAACAAGGCTCAAAGCTGCCTGAAGCAAAATACAGGCCAAGGGCTCCAAAGTAGGCCAGACCTGCTCTCACAAAAACAGGAggctgggtggtggggaggagaggaaatgaGGCTGAGAGGCTAAAAGCTGGATTCTGGTCCGGTTCATCTGCTCACTGCAGGCTGCTGGAGCCAAGGTCCACAGACCCCCGTGTTTGAGTTTAGAGGGGCCACAAACCCTCAAAACTTAAATGCAAATGACTGCATTTATCATGTATCCAATTTTCAAAGAGGTATCTAATCACCAAAAGAGTCAGAGCCACTGTGCTAGcctgtggccttgggaaagttctctcttctttctgggcttcagtttcctcacctgtgaaatgaaaGCACTTTAAATGTCAGCTACTAAAATTTTCAATAAAGATTCTTCTCTTAGGTGGGGTAAATGTCCCCAGTGAGCAGGAGCAGGAAAGGAGGATGGCAGCTGACATGAGGGGTTGGTCCATGAAGCACACTGAAGAAACCCCTGGGGATCCCGGGGTGGGACTCCTGCAACAAAGCATGGAGCAGAGCCACAGAAGTACCCGGGAGGAGGGGCTCTTGCTATGTCCCCCCCTAGGCTGTTGTTGGTGCCTGGAGCACAAGTCAGCCTTTCCCTCATCCCACCAGTCAAGGACAGAGTAGGGCTCAGACCTGCATCTTCACGTACACGAGTATAACCACATTTATATTCACAAGCCCTTTCTACACAGTGTGGCGAATATCCAATACAGTTCTGTGTGCAAATTATCACAGAGTTCACCAATCCTTCAAGGTCCCCTCAACTCCCACCTGTCCCTAGAGACTTCTCCTGAAACTCCAGCCCATTCTGACCACCCCCCCCTTCTCTGAAAGCTTCACATTCTCTGTCAATCCTGCTCTATCTAATATTTCTGATTCTCTCCTGTGGATACATCAGACCATATACTGTTCTCTAAAAGGTCAAAGAGACCCCTCGGGACATCCAACAGCCCAGGGCAGTGACTCCTCCACAAAGTACACACCTGAGGGTCTCCAGAAAGAGGGTGGGATCAatcttggggagggggtgggcagagggaacaCAGCCTTGCCAGAAGGAAAACCCTAAAAGAGAAGGAGGAATGAGCCTGAATTCCTAGAAGGCAAGTGTGATGGGCACTGCCTCTGAGCTTGCAGAAGTGAAGGCCACGTAATGTCCATGTAAGTGGGGGGAACAAGGAAGATAGGAATAAGTCTGTGAATCCTGAGGCTTATGCAGAAACTGGCCACCAGGGGGATCGGGACTTGCATGGGCTGCGGGTCGGGTGGAAGTCATGGAAGAGAAAATAGGAGAACCAGATGGACAGAACCTGCTGTCCTGACCCCAGAGAATGCAGGGAGACCCCTGGGAAAGCTTAGTTGGCCCATGAGGAGGGACAGAGGAGCCAGAATGAGGTCCAAACAAGGATGAAGACTgcctcccctggcctgagtgtGGGCCTGAGCCCTCTTCACAGAGGGGTGCCCACTCAGGTGGGCACTAAAGGAAGGGAAGTGTGTCTGGGCTAGGACCCCAAAACCAGAGATTGAGGCAACTGCCAAAGGGGCGGTGTTGATCTAGTGTTTGACCACATGGGGGCAGCAGAGAGAGCCCGGCTGTTCCAAAGGCTGCCTGGGTCCCGCTCAACTCCATCAGGAGAGCTGACATTGATGGGGTGAGGGGTATGGCCACCTAGAGAGGCCCAGCTGTCTCTCAGGGCCTCGCAGTCAGATGGTGCCCAGCATCAGATGGTGATGTAGCAACACCTTCCCAGCACTTGGAGAGGTTACCGTAGGAAAGCACTCCAGAGCTATGCCTTGTGGAGGCTCCAGTACTCCCGCCCACACCTCCAGATCCAGGCAGGTACTCAGTCCCCTGTACAAGAAGCACAAGTACCACCTAAGACACTCTTAGAAGGGCAAACACTACAAATGATTCCTATCAGCTCGATAAAGCAAGTCCCTTAAGGACTTCTTGGGGGAGAGTTTGAAACACCTGAAatgtatgaaaatgttttaagTCTTCTGACCACCCAAGCCTACCTAAATTCCAGCTCAGGGTCGAGATAAAAGGCAATGGCCCCCTCTATCCTTCCCCAGCTGTTCATCTGCCCCTACCTGTGATGGTGACAGAGCCATGAGCATCCTGCTGCAGCACGGGGTTGCGCACCAGGCAGCTGTAGGTGCCATTAGCGCCCAACACCACCCTCAGGACACTGCGCACGTCGAACAAGCCCTGCTCGTTAGCCATCTGCGACGTGGTTACGTTGCCAGTCAAGGGCGCACCCTGCCCATCCTGCCAGAACACTTCGGCCTCGGGGTAGCCCCGGTAGCTGGAGCACGTGATGGTCACCGTGTCCCCGGGCCGCAGGTCCTTGTTGGGCTCCAGGGTCATGCTGGGCTTTGAGTAGGGGgctggaggagagcagagggtaGAGGGCAGAGGTCAAGGTAAGGCAAGGGCAGCGGGACACAGTGGAGGGGAAAGGTGCCTGGAGCTGTGAGGACACGGGTTAGCACTGGGCAGTGGGTAAAGGAACTGTATGAGGGGTGTGCCAAAGGGAGGGTGCCCCCCTTCGCGGCTCTCACCTGCCACCTGCAGGCTGACCGCGGCGCTGCCGAAGTCCCGGATGCTCACGAAGCAGGTGAAGCTGCCCTCATCAGCCACGCGCACGCGCTGCAGCCTCAGGGACGCGTTGCCCTGAGCCAGCAGGTCTGGGAAGAGCGCAGTGCGATTGGCATAGGCGCTACCCTGGTCGCGGCCCTCGGCGAAGCTGTGCACCAGCTGTTTGGTGTCTGTCAGCTGCCAGATGAGGTTGAGCTGTGCCAGGCTGAAGCCGGGCTCGGGCGAGAAGGAGCAGTGCAGGGTGGCGTCAGTGCCCACGAGGGCCACCACGGGGTCTTCGGGAACCTGGACTTCCACAGCGCCTGAGGGCGAGGTTGGAGCGGCAGGCAGTGAGGAGGGGCGCCAACACTCTGGGCTACCACCCCACAGCACCCTGCTCCTCCTCCATCAACCCCCAGGCCCCGTTCCATCTTCCCATTTTCTCCCCAGACCTAAAAACAGATTAAGTCTCAGCACTTCCAGACGTGGAGTCTCCCTAATCTTCTGACAAGAATCACAGCAGTTTGGCCTTGGCCTGAGAAGGTCCATCCCCGGGAGGGGGGGTGGTACCCGGCCTGGAGCAGCCTCCAGCCCTAGCAAAACTCCCCTTTCCGCCAGGATCCATTTCCCTCTCCTATCCTTCCGCTCTCTTCTGAGATCTGAATGCTTCTCCATTCTCTCCAGAGGTTTCCAGGGCCCTGGAGTCAGGGGACCCAGAGAGCTGAGAGGACCTGTAATCATCACCCTCACCCACTCCCACCACGGTTAGATTGCCGCCTATGCACCCTGTTTATCTTTTCCGTTATTATTATTAGGCATCTCACTCTTCCGGGAGACTGAAGGTATGGAGCTAGATTCAGATACCGTGACCCCTGCACACAGGACCACCACCACCCCAGGGGgacatttaagaaaacaaaacaaaaacctgtggGGCTTCTATGCGGTGTAATGGTGACAGAGCCATGAGCGTCCTGCTGCAGCACGGGGTTGCGCACCAGGCAGCTGTAGGTGCCATTAGCGCCCAACACCACCCTCAGGACACTGCGCACATCGAACAAGCCCTGCTCCTTAGCCATCTGCGACGTGGTTACGTTGCCGGTCAAGGGCGCACCCTGCCCATCCTGCCAGAACACTTCGGCCTCGGGGTAGCCCCGGTAGCTGGAGCACGTGATGGTCACCGTGTCCCCGGGCCGCAGGTCCTTGTTGGGCTCCAGGGTCATGCTGGGCTTTGAGTAGGGGGCTGGAGGGGAGTAGAGGGTAGAGGGCAGAGGTCAAGGTAAGGCAAGGGCAGCGGGACACAGTGTAAGGGAAGGGTGCCTGGGGCTGTGAGGACACGGGTCAGCCCTGGGGCAGTGGGTAAAGGGGCTGCGGGAAGTATGAGGGGTGTGCAAAAGGGAGGGCGCCCCCCCTTCGCGGCTCTCACCTGCCACCTGCAGGCTGACCGCAGCGCTGCCGCTGCCAAAGTCCCGGATGCTCACGAAGCAGGTGAAGCTGCCCTCATCAGCCACGCGCACGCGCTGCAGCCTCAGGGACGCGTTGCCCTGAGCCAGCAGGTCTGGGAAGAGCGCAGTGCGATTGGCATAGGCGCTACCCTGGTCGCGGCCCTCGGCGAAGCTGTGCACCAGCTGTTTGGTGTCTGTCAGCTGCCAGATGAGGTTGAGCTGTGCCAGGCTGAAGCCGGGTTCGGGCGAGAAGGAGCAGCGCAGGGTGGCGTCAGTGCCCAGGAGGGCCACCACGGGGTCTTCAGGGATCCGGACTTCCACTGCGGCGCCTGGGGATGGGGTTGGTGGGTGGGACGGTGAGGAGGGTCCGGGACACTCCGGGCCTCCCTAGTCCCCCTCCCCTTCCGGGTTAACTTCAGGCCCTgtccaccccccttttttttaaggcCTAAGAGTTTATTACCTTTGGTTCTAATTCAATCAGCAGGAATATAGTAAGCACCAGGGTTAAGAGTTAGGAATGCCACGGAGAACAATACCAAGGTCACACCCCTACAGAGCTGACGTTTTAGTGGGAGAGAGGGACAAACTAGCACACAAATTCTTATTAGTATGTGATTAGGGGTATGAAGGAAGAAAGCAAGCCAATGGATAAAAAGCAAGGAGGTAGCTTTTCAAAACTCTGGCAGGTATTTTACACCTGTCTGTGCTGGTTGCATTTCCCAAGTATATATTATCTTTATAAATTGTAAAAAGGGAGTCTTAAAAAAGTATGCACCAAACTGTTATTACTGGTTTTCTCTGGATGAGAAAGAATCACAagtgctttttcatttttcttttcctaaatacACATGATTAGTTTTTATGCAAGAAGGAAAGAATACCCATGCATTTAAATATGGTGGTGAGCCACTTTCTCCATAAAGAGATATTAAGCTGAGATTGAAAGGGAATGAAAAAAGAGTATGAcataaccagagaaaagcccggtGGGGCAGGTTCCCCCGCTCCTACCCCTGCCCTCTATCCTGTGGATT encodes the following:
- the CD276 gene encoding CD276 antigen isoform X2; translation: MLCGPGSTGMRVATALGVLWLCLAGAAVEVRIPEDPVVALLGTDATLRCSFSPEPGFSLAQLNLIWQLTDTKQLVHSFAEGRDQGSAYANRTALFPDLLAQGNASLRLQRVRVADEGSFTCFVSIRDFGSGSAAVSLQVAAPYSKPSMTLEPNKDLRPGDTVTITCSSYRGYPEAEVFWQDGQGAPLTGNVTTSQMAKEQGLFDVRSVLRVVLGANGTYSCLVRNPVLQQDAHGSVTITPHRSPTGAVEVQVPEDPVVALVGTDATLHCSFSPEPGFSLAQLNLIWQLTDTKQLVHSFAEGRDQGSAYANRTALFPDLLAQGNASLRLQRVRVADEGSFTCFVSIRDFGSAAVSLQVAAPYSKPSMTLEPNKDLRPGDTVTITCSSYRGYPEAEVFWQDGQGAPLTGNVTTSQMANEQGLFDVRSVLRVVLGANGTYSCLVRNPVLQQDAHGSVTITGQPMTFPPEALWVTVGLSVCLVALLVALAFVCWRKIKQSCEEENAGAEDQDGDGEGSKTALRPLKHSESKEDDGPEIA
- the CD276 gene encoding CD276 antigen isoform X1 translates to MLCGPGSTGMRVATALGVLWLCLAGAAVEVRIPEDPVVALLGTDATLRCSFSPEPGFSLAQLNLIWQLTDTKQLVHSFAEGRDQGSAYANRTALFPDLLAQGNASLRLQRVRVADEGSFTCFVSIRDFGSGSAAVSLQVAAPYSKPSMTLEPNKDLRPGDTVTITCSSYRGYPEAEVFWQDGQGAPLTGNVTTSQMAKEQGLFDVRSVLRVVLGANGTYSCLVRNPVLQQDAHGSVTITPHRSPTGAVEVQVPEDPVVALVGTDATLHCSFSPEPGFSLAQLNLIWQLTDTKQLVHSFAEGRDQGSAYANRTALFPDLLAQGNASLRLQRVRVADEGSFTCFVSIRDFGSAAVSLQVAAPYSKPSMTLEPNKDLRPGDTVTITCSSYRGYPEAEVFWQDGQGAPLTGNVTTSQMANEQGLFDVRSVLRVVLGANGTYSCLVRNPVLQQDAHGSVTITGAVCGGDFMEQTLDMEPGDAGQPMTFPPEALWVTVGLSVCLVALLVALAFVCWRKIKQSCEEENAGAEDQDGDGEGSKTALRPLKHSESKEDDGPEIA